The following is a genomic window from Choloepus didactylus isolate mChoDid1 chromosome 5, mChoDid1.pri, whole genome shotgun sequence.
TGGAGATAATGATGTTTATTTTACTTGTTCTTGTGGAAACTTGTGTTTATTCATTTCTGTTTGCTatgtttaattaaatttattgcCCTTGTGGAATTTAACCCACCATCTGTGACTGCCCCAATCTTGGTGTAATCAGTGCAACCACCAATTCAAAAGCAGGGCAGATTCTTTAGGAGTTAAAACAAGCATTTGTGAGCTGCTTCTTTCTTGCATAGGTTTTGgaagaatcattttaaaaatacaatatgcaaaattgaggtggggcaagatggcagggtGGTGAGATGTAGGcgttagttactcctctagggcagtaggtagaaagccaggaactgcatggactggacaccacagagcaatttgactttgggcatacttcatacaacactcacgaacgcgtggaacagctgagatcagctaaatctgtaagttctcgccCCTcgctgccaggctcagtcccttgggaggaggggccataAGTGCTGGGAATgaagagggagaactgcagttgcggctcttattgaaacctcaggctgctgatccaaactccaaacatagatagactgagaccagacactggagaatccgggagcagtcagcccaacGGAGAGGACATAGGGCTAgcagaaacagcaagaaaaacccaaaaataaaagcagaggcctTTTGGAGTTCTGGGGAACATAGAACacagaagggcagggctcaaacagagtcaggctcatatgcaaatccagaaggtgagtttccttgtctgaagagctggtttctctgctttcttgattgttccttaatggccctaatttccttctctcttagcatttcaatagcccattagatctgcaaggagggcccttccttttttttttttttttttttctctttttctctttttctaaagcagTTACTCtgagaagcccattacagaaagcctcaaagacttgcaatttgggcccagacaaaagcagagctaagagagctctgagacacaaggcaagaaaacgggggtgtccccttacagccatcttcctggtgggctgggaatgctcctgcccagtgccagtgccagcaccagcaccacagcccagagctgccccaaacaacccagtgtgacaggaagtgtttccaacaacacatgcacacaccacggtatcgggcgtggacaatagcctttccagcaccctcagctaattgtcccagagctgggaaggtggagctgtgtgaaaagggggaaattaacatgccccatccagcaatcctttcagcagactgggaatgcccctacacagccctgcagcccagaacctcccttgggggacagcactcacctgtgatgtagcatgGTCATCCCTCGGCAGAGGACCTgggagtgcacggcttggaaaagggacccacccgcaagtcccagggaccatatgccaataccaaggacttgtgggtcagcccagagacaaactgtggtgagagtgaactgaaggattagactattgcaacagctttaaatatccaggaacacctgggagatttgattattaaagccagccccccaaccactcagacacatgccccatatgcagggcaggcaacaccaactacacatgcaatcTTGGTGCACTAAttgtaccccacaagactcacacccccactcaccacaaagacaaagtgggggataactggcttgaggggaataggtggctcacggatgccacctgctggttagttagaaaaagtgtactccacaaagccgtagatctgacaaattagagataagggtttgaatcggtctacatatcctaaaagaaacctatcaagttaagcaaatgccaagaggccaaaagcaacagaaaattttaaagcatatgaaaaaaccagatgatatggacgACCCAagctcaaacacccaaatcaaaagatcagaggagacatagtacttggagcaattaatcaaagaactaaagacaaacaatgagagcatggcacaggatataaaggacatgaagaagaccctaggagagaataaagaaatcgcaagagtaaataaaaaaatagatgatcttatggaaattaaagaaactgttgaccaaattaaaaagattctggatactcatagtacaagactagaggaaggtgaacagcaaatcagtgacctggaggatgacagaacagaaaatgaaagaacaaaagaaagaatgggggaaaaaattgaaaaaatcgaaatggatctcagggatatgatagataatataaaaatccaaatataagactcactggtgttccagaaggggaagagaagggtaaaggtctaggaagactactcaaagaaattgttggggaaaacttcctgaatcttccaaacaccataaataaacaaatcataaatgcccagtgaactccaaatagaataaatccaaataaacccactccaagacatattctgatcacactgtcaaatactgataagaaggagcaagttctgaaagcagcaagagaaaagcaattcaccacatacaaagtatGTCACtagtcagcagccaccatggaggtgagaaggcagtggcatgacatatttaaaattctgagagagaaaaattgccagccaagaattctttatctagcaaagctctccaaattttagggagagcttaaatttttcacagacaaacaactgctgagagaatctgctaacaagagacctgccctacttgagatactaaagggagccctaccgacagagaaacaaagaaaggagagagagagatatggagaaaggttcagtactaaagagattcagtatgggtatgttaaaggacattaagagagagaggaaaaaaatatatcggACAGACATaaagcaaaggataagatggcagattcaagaaatgcctttacagtaaaaacgttgaatgtaaatggattaaactccctattcaaaagatatagattggcagaatggataaaaaaaaatgaaccatcaatatgttgcataaaagagactcatcttagacacagggacacaaagaaattcaaagtgaaagaatggaaaaaaatatttaatgcaagctacagccaaaagaaagcagtcatagcaatattaatctcagataaaatagactttaaattcaaggatgttatgagacacaaagaaggccactacatactaataaaaggggcaattcaacaagaagaaataacaatcataaatgtttatgcacccaatcaaggtgccacaaaatacatgataaaacactggcaaaactaaaggaagcaactgatgtttccacaataattgtgggagacttcaacatatcactgtctcctatagatagatcaaccagacagaagaccaataaggaaactgaaagcctaaacaatctggtaaatgaatttgatttaacagacatatagagaacatcacatcccaaatctccaggatacacattcttccctagtgatcacagaactttctccagaatagaacataagctgggacataaaacaagcctcaataaatttaaaaaaattgaaattattcaaagcacattgtctgaccacaatggaatacaattagaagtcaataaccatcagagacttagaaaattcacaaatacctggaggttaaacgaCACGCTCCTAAATagtcagtggattaaagaagaaatagcaagagaaattgctaaatatatagagatgaatgaaaatgagaacacaacgtaccaaaacctatgggattcagcaaaagcagtattgagggggaaatttattgcacttaacgcatacattaaaaaggaagaaagagccaaaatcaaagaactaatggatcaattgaagaggctagaaaatgaatagcaatcaatcctaaaccaagtaggagaaaagaaataacaaggattaaagcaaaaataaatgacacagagaacaaagaacaatagagagaataaataacaccaaaagttggttctttgagaagatcaacaagattgacaagctcctagcttgactgacaaaatcaaaaagagagaacccatataaacaaattaatgaatgtGAAAGGTGACATTAcggcagatcccaaagaaattaaaaaaattataagaggatactatgaacaactgtatgccaacaaactggataatgtagaggaaatggacaatttcctggaaacatatgaacaacctagactgaccagatgtgaaatagaagacctcaaccaactgatcacaagcaaagagatccaatcagtcatcaaaaagcttcccacaaataaatgcccagggccagatggtttcacaggggaattctaccaaactttccaaaaagaattgacaccaatcttacttaaattctttcaaaacattgaagaaaatggaatactacctaactcattttatgacgctaacatcaatctaataccaaaacaaggcaaagatgctacaaaaaaggaaaactacaggcctatctccctaatgaatatagatgcaataattctcaacaaaatacttgcagatcaaatccaaagacacattaaaaaactcaTAAACCAtaagaccaagtggggttcattccaggcatgcagggatggttcaacatagaaaatcaatcaatgtattacaacacattaacaaatcaaaatagaaaaatcaaataatcatctcaatagatgctaaaaaagcattcgacaaaatccaacatccctttttgaaaaaaacatttcaaaaggtaggaattgaaggaaacttcctcaatatgataaagggcatatatgaagaacccacagccaggacagtactcaatggtgagagactgaaagccttccctctaagatcaggaatgagacaaggatgcctgctgtcaccactgttattcaacattgtgctagaagtgctagccagggcaatccagcaagacaaagaaataaaaggcatccaaattggaaaggaaggagtaaaactgtcttttttttgcagatgatatgatcttatatcttgaAAACTCcaagaaattgacgatacagctactacaggtaataaacaaatttagcaaagaagcgggatacaagattaatgcacataagtcagtaatgtttccatatgatagaaatgaacaaattgaagagacactcaagaaaaagatatcattttcaatagcaactaaaaaaatcaagtacctaggaataaacttaaccaaacatgtaaaagacctatacaaagaaaactacataactctactaaaagaaatagaaggggaccttaaaagatggaaaaatattccatgttcatggataggaaggctaaatgtcattaagatgtcaattctacccaaactcatctacagattcaatgcaattgcaatcaaaattccaacaacctactttgcagacttggaaaagctagttatcaaatttatttggaaagagaagatgcctcacattgctaaagacactctaaaaaagaaaaacgaagtgggaggacttatactccctgactttgaagcttattataaagctacagttgtcaaaatagcatggtactggcacaaagatagacatattgatcaatggaatcgaattgagaattcggagatggACCCCTAGATCTATTGCCAACTGAtgtttgacaaggcccccaaagccactgaactgggacataacagtcttttcaacaattggggctgggagagttggatatccatatccaaaagaatgaaagaggacccctacctcacaccctacacaaaaattaactcatagtggatcaaagatctcaatataaaagacagtaccataaaactcctagaagataacatagggaaacatcttcaagaccttgtattaggcggccacttcctagactttacacccaaaccacaagcaaaaaaataaaaaatagataaatgggaactgctcaaacttagaagtttgtgtacctcaaaggaatttgtcaaaaatgtgaagaggcagccaactcaatgggaaaaatttttggaagccatgtatttgacaagactgatgtcttgcatatataaagaaatcctacaactcaatgacaatagtacagacagcccaattataagatgggcaaaagatatgaaaagacagttctctgaagaggaaatacaaatggccaaaaaaacacatgaaaatgttcagcttcactagctattagagagatgcaaattcagaccacaatgagataccatctcacaccagttagaatggctgctattaaacaaacaggaaactacaaatggtggcaaagatgtggagaaattggaactcttatttcattgttggtgggactgtaaatgttcagccactctggaagtcagtctggcagttccttagaaatctagatatagagttaccctttgatccagcaattgcacttctcggtatatacccagaagatctgaaagcggtgacatgaatgttcatagcagcattattcacaactgccaagagacagaaacaaccaaatgtccttcaacagatgagtggataaataaaatgtggtgtatacacacgatggaatactacacagctgtaagaacgaacgatgtcatgaaacatgtgacaacatggatgactcttgaagacataatgctgagcaaaataagccaggcacaaaaagagaaatattatatgctaccactaatgtgaactttgaaaaatgtaaaacaaatggtttacaatgtagaatgtaggggaacgaacaatagagagcaattaaggaagggggaatgataatccaataagaacagataagctattgtgggtaaatttaatgttctgggaatgcccaggaatgactatggtctgttaacttctgatgggtatggtaggaacaagttcacagaaatgttgctatattaggttattttcttggggtagagtaggaacatgttgaaagtaaagtagttatcttaggttagttgtctttttcttactcccttgttatggtttgtttgaaatgtttggttttttttattttatgtttttttttgatatagttgatttaaaaaaaaagttaattaaaaaaaatgaaaaaaaaatatgcagagcccccttgaggagctggtggagaatgcaggggtgttgggcttccctacctcaaaggttgctgatgtgctcacagacataggggactggtggtttgatgggctgagctctctaccacaggacttgcccttgggaagactgttgctgcaagggagaggctaggcctccatataattgtgcctaagagcctcctcccaaatgcctctttgttgctcagatgtggccctctctctctagctaagccaacttggcaggtgaaatcactaccctccccactatgtgggatcagacacccaggggagtgaatctccctggcaacatggaatatgactcccagggaggaatgtagacctggcatcgtgggatggaaaatatcttcttgacgaaaagggggatgtgaaaggaaatgaaataagcttcagtggcagagagataaCAAAatgagccgagaagtcactctggtgggcactcttacacacaatatagacaaccctttttaggttctaatgacttggaatagctagcagtaaatacctgaaactatcaaactacaacccagaacccatgaatcttgaagatgattgtataaaaatgtagcttatgaggggttacaatgtgattgggaaaaccatatggaccacactcccctttgtctagtttatggatggatgagtagaaaaatgagggaagaaaaagaaaaggcacccagtgttcttttttactttaattgttctttttcactttaatttttattcctattatttttgtgagtgtggtaatgaaaatatcaaaaattaattttggtgatgaattcacaactatataatggtactgtaaacaattgaatgtatgctttgttttgtatgactgcatggtatgtgaatatatctcaataaaatgcatttaaaaaaacacaaattgaggaacattctttaaaaggatggttcagcagtcttcaaatatgtccagatgaaagaaataaatgatatatattcagatgaaagacaataaatatacctggaaacatacatacacacacaaatacaataTGGACTCACAGTTTTTTCATCTCCACTTTGGTTACTGACTTAGTTGTCCTAGAAAATGATCTGGGTCTGGATCCTGGCCCATCATTTAATGTATGGTGATGGCAAAGCCTCTTTGCTTTCTCAAGGCTGTTTCtccatcaggaaaatggagacCACTGCCCTGCTTTGAAGACAATTTTACGCCAAAGTAATTTGTTCAGGGTAAATACTCACAGAAGAGCATTTCTTCCTGTGATGGTTAGTCTCCCGTTAGTGTtccatgtcaacttggctaggctatagtgCCCAGTTTTTATTCAAACCCTAATGTAGGTGTTGCTGTGAAAGTATTTcgtagatgtgattaacatctatAATCAGCAAACTTTAACTGAAGGAGATTACCTTCCATAATATTGGTGGGCCTTATCCAATAAGTTGAAGTCCTTAAGAGCATAAACTAAGGTTTCCAGaatagaagaaattctgcctcaaaactACAACATCAACTCTTGTCTAATATAATTCTAATCATGTAAGAAgcaggttatttttcttttagcaaataataaCATAGTGTTTTATAAGCAATTACTTAGAATTCGTATTTAATAAAGATGCTGACTGGGTGATTAACTCCATTGATGATATTATTATAGAAGctgaagcagaaggaagagttcACAGGTGCAAATCTGAATTCTCATGTTCCTCAAATTCTACAAAAGTTTATGATGGAAGCTGGACACtccttacttttaaaaatgtgtttagtCCTGCCCAATCAAGATGACcaagtgagatgcttcagggctcatacccccacagaagctttgaacaaccagtaagaagaactggcagaaatgtcTTTCTCAAAGCCCTGGGAAACAAAGGACTGCAATAATAGCACAAGTATCAAATCAATAAAAAGGCCACtgaaaagtggtaggatctcatggcaccctggctggcccttcTTTCACCCCTTACTGGCTCTGTGTGGAGCTGGCCCATGCTTTCAgtgtgcagatccctggtcccagttccagagggagcagagtagccTATAATGGGATCATGTATGTCTAGCCCAATCTGTCTGTTGGTGGCTTGAGAGACTTACAGTATGAGAATTTTCCCTGCATGTAAAAGGCAGCTCACTGAGCACTGCTAatgaatgctgtgggagagcagacaAGAGGCTGCCTGgcgcaagggattgctggctgtaggatatacggtacagtgcccaggactgggaagaaactgtttcctagggaagagaggacattcaTAACTGCATAAACAAACAGGGGAAGTCCTAGGGTGATATTCACATGCCCAAAATAAGACATACATGTGTAGAAAGGATCCCAGAGGCCCCTATGTTttgacctggagctattctctaaactcacggTATGAATAAACATTGACGGAGAGCACTTGCTCACATCtgtctgcaaagactgggaaaagtattttctgtttcttcttcctcttattctcctcctcctcctccttctcctcccccacctcctcctcgtccccctcctcttccttctctttcttttaaaaaaaaaaattttattagctCCCGACATTTAAGGAAAGCTCTGTCTTAACACTAGCTGAATAGAAGCTtgaggaacagatgcctcagagtttaaattccagcaataacactttaaaatacaaaatttccaggtttcaataaaagcttacaaaacaaagaatcaggaagtaatggcccaagcaaaggataaaattaaaacactagaaaccatcaatgaggacaACTTGGCCTGCAATATACCAgacaaagagttttaaaaaatagttctatatatgctcaaagagctaaaggaaaaaatgaataaaaaaactaaaggaaatcaggaaaataataaataaatgtaaagagaaTATGATAGAGGTCCTCAGCTGCCAGCATCTGATTAGAACCATATCTCTCGCCGGGAGTGGCCACGCTGCTTCGAGGCTCCCGGCCCGGCGGGTATTTAAGCGGGGCCCGCCCTGTCGGCTGCGCTGCAGCCTGGAGGCTCCGGGGATGGAGGAGTCATGCTCGTATCGCAGAGGTGCTAGCTAGCATGTGTCTGTAGGGTATGTTCATTTGAGACTTCTCCACCGGAAATCACCTGGTATCACTAAGTCTCCACTAAAGCCAGGGTTTGCTGCCTGATTTCTTGCCATGTCGAACGAAGTAGAGACGAGTACAGCCAACGGTCATCCTGACCAACAGGCTGCACCAAAAGCCCcatcaaagaaggaaaagaagaaaggctctGAAAAGACAGATGAGTATCTCTTGGCCAGGTTTAAAGGTGATGGTGTGAAATACAAGGCCAAGCTAATTGGCATTAATGATGTGCCAGATACAAGAGGGGATAAAATGAGCCAAGATTCTATGATGAAACTAAAGGGAATGGCGGCAGCTGCTCGGTCTCAAGGACAGCACAAACAAAAGCTCTGGGTCAACATTTCGCTATCCGGGATAAAATTAattgatgagaaaactggggtaaTAGAACATGAACATCCAGTgaataaaatttctttcattgctcgtgATGTGACAGACAACCGGGCATTTGGTTATGTATGTGGAGGAGAAGGCCAACACCAGTTTCTTGCCATAAAAACAGGGCAGCAGGCCGAGCCATTGGTCGTTGATCTTAAAGATCTCTTTCAAGTTATCTacaatgtaaagaaaaaagaagaagaaaagaaaaagactgaagaaGCCAACAAAGCAGTAGAGAATGGCAGTGAGAACCTCCTGACTCTTGATGACCAAACTACCAAATTGAAATTGGGTATTGACCAGATGGATTTGTTTGGGGACATGTCTATACCTCCTGACCTAAATAGTCCAACATCTTCAGCCAGTGACTTGCTCCCATCAGACCTCTTTGCTCCTCCCGTCTCAGAATCTCCAGGCCAGATGTCACCTACAGGACAACCTGCAACCCAACAGACCAACCCTCTGGATCTCTTCAAAACAAGTGTTTCTGTCCCAGTAGGGCCCCTTACAGGTCTAGGTGGTGTACCAGTTATACCCCCTCAGGCAGGACCATGGAACCCCCCACCATCCTTAGTCTTCAATCAGTCCCCTTCGATGGTCCCAGGAGCTATTGTGGGTGGTCAACCTTCAGGATTTGGTCAGTCGCTTATTTTTGGCACAAGACCAGCTGTTCCAGGTTGGAACCAGCCTTCATCCTTTGCAACCTCAACCTCCCCTCCAGCCTCTGCTGTTTGGGGCCGTTTAGCATCTGTGGCAGCTAACTCTTGGCCCTCAACAACCTCCTTAGGGAATCCTTTTCAGAGCAATGTCTTTCCAGCTTCTGTGCCAGCCCAATCCTCTTCTatgctcccttctcttctggtcgCTCCTCCTCAGCCACCTCCTAGAACTGCTGCTGCCCAGGACATCTCCAAAGATGCCTTCACTGCCTTAGACCCACTAGGGGATAAAGACGttaaggaagtaaaagaaatgTTTAAGGACTTACAACTGTGGCAGCCACCTGTACCTGCAAGGAAGGGAGAGCAGTCTTCCTCTGGGACTTCCAGTGCTTTCTCCAGTTATTTTCACAGCAAAGTTGGCATTCCTCAAGATAATGCAGACCATGATGACTTTGATGCTAATTAATTGTTGAGCAAAATCAATGAACCACCAAAGCCAGCTCCAAAACAAGGTGCCCTGCCAGCTACCAAATCTGCTGACAATGCATTTGAGAACCCTTTCTCTAAAGGTTCTTTCAGTTCTTCACCACAAATCCCTGTGGCTCCTCAACCCACGGCTCCTAATGTATATAGGGATCCTTTTGAAAATCCATTTGCGTAACTTCTGAACTTGGTATGCTGACAATCCAGAGGAACAAAAAGGTTGGCTTTTTTAGCAGTCAAGGACAAAGCTAATAGCCAGATGCGTCCTGACCTCTGCCCTTGTTCCAGCTTTGACATATTATCTGTTGCCTTATTTCTTGCTGCCTCTTGGACCTGTAAAATGCCTTTCACTTCCTGTCTAGGTTAAAGCTAAACTGAGTCTATGGCTTTAAATAAATTCGGAAGCTCAACTCTCTAGCTTAAATGTAAATGCAGTAGTTTCCATACTTGAGCCCTTGCCTATTGTGTCCGTAGAACCTTCTAGAACACTCTACCATGTACCCTCTGATTGGGAGATGCAGCCACTACAAACCCCTCAGATCATACtgttttgaataaattttcaaatctttaccattaaaaaaaaaaaaaaaaaaaaaagaatatgatagagagatggaaattataaaaaggaagcaaacagagtTGAAGGccacagttttaaaatttaaaattccctaaggGGTTCAACAGgagattggagctggtagaagaaggaatcagtgaacttgaagataaaacaatcaaaatcatccagtctgaggagcagaaagaagaaataatgaagaaaagtgaaaaaagcttgaggaacctgtgggacactatcaagcatatcaatatgCACATcgtgggagtcccaggagaagaaagatagaaaggtGCAGAGAGAAAATTCCAggaaaaaatggctaaaaacttcccaaatttaacaaaagacacgaATATAAACagccaagatgctcaacaaactccaaacaggatcaATCCAAATAGACACATGCCATGGCATATTTTAATCAAACGACTGaatgcaaaagataaagagagaattctgacagccacaagagagaagtaatGTGTACCATACAAGGGAGCTGTAgttagattaagtgctgatttctcagtggaaaccatggaagcaagaaggaaatgggatgTCATATTTAATGTGCTAAAAGCAAAATACTGCCAGCCAagatttt
Proteins encoded in this region:
- the LOC119535025 gene encoding LOW QUALITY PROTEIN: disabled homolog 2-like (The sequence of the model RefSeq protein was modified relative to this genomic sequence to represent the inferred CDS: substituted 1 base at 1 genomic stop codon), which produces MSNEVETSTANGHPDQQAAPKAPSKKEKKKGSEKTDEYLLARFKGDGVKYKAKLIGINDVPDTRGDKMSQDSMMKLKGMAAAARSQGQHKQKLWVNISLSGIKLIDEKTGVIEHEHPVNKISFIARDVTDNRAFGYVCGGEGQHQFLAIKTGQQAEPLVVDLKDLFQVIYNVKKKEEEKKKTEEANKAVENGSENLLTLDDQTTKLKLGIDQMDLFGDMSIPPDLNSPTSSASDLLPSDLFAPPVSESPGQMSPTGQPATQQTNPLDLFKTSVSVPVGPLTGLGGVPVIPPQAGPWNPPPSLVFNQSPSMVPGAIVGGQPSGFGQSLIFGTRPAVPGWNQPSSFATSTSPPASAVWGRLASVAANSWPSTTSLGNPFQSNVFPASVPAQSSSMLPSLLVAPPQPPPRTAAAQDISKDAFTALDPLGDKDVKEVKEMFKDLQLWQPPVPARKGEQSSSGTSSAFSSYFHSKVGIPQDNADHDDFDANXLLSKINEPPKPAPKQGALPATKSADNAFENPFSKGSFSSSPQIPVAPQPTAPNVYRDPFENPFA